A single region of the Pseudomonas sp. VD-NE ins genome encodes:
- the katB gene encoding catalase KatB: MNSALGLGAFPRRRTFGVLTASLLTFSVNAAPLTRDNGAAVGDNQNSQTAGANGPVLLQDVQLIQKLQRFDRERIPERVVHARGTGAHGTFTVTNDLSDLSKAKVFAAGQSTPVFVRFSAVVHGNHSPETLRDPRGFATKFYTADGNWDLVGNNFPTFFIRDAIKFPDMVHAFKPDPRTNLDDDSRRFDFFSHVPEATRTLTELYSNSGTPASYREMDGNGVHAYKLINAKGEVNYVKFHWKSLQGINNLTPKQVANVQGQDYSHMTNDLVSNINKGNFPKWDLYIQVLKPQDLSKFDFDPLDATKIWPGIPERKVGQMVLNRNPANVFQETEQVAMAPANIVPGIEPSEDRLLQGRVFSYADTQMYRLGANALQLPINAPKVAVNNGNQDGAMNFGASNSGVNYQPSRLQPRDETPSARYSQAALSGSTQQAKIQREQNFKQAGDLYRSFSQQERQDLIDSFGGSLATTDDESKHIILSFLYKADPEYGTGVTKVAKGDLSRVKALAAKLAD; this comes from the coding sequence ATGAACTCCGCACTTGGACTGGGGGCTTTTCCCCGTCGCCGTACCTTCGGTGTACTCACCGCCAGCTTGCTGACCTTCTCCGTTAACGCCGCGCCGCTGACCCGCGATAACGGTGCCGCAGTGGGCGACAATCAGAACTCGCAGACTGCCGGCGCCAACGGCCCGGTGCTGCTGCAGGATGTGCAACTGATTCAAAAGCTTCAGCGTTTTGACCGTGAACGCATTCCCGAGCGCGTGGTTCACGCTCGCGGTACCGGCGCCCATGGCACCTTCACCGTGACCAACGATCTCAGCGACCTGAGTAAGGCCAAGGTGTTCGCCGCCGGCCAGAGCACGCCGGTATTTGTGCGCTTCTCTGCGGTGGTGCACGGCAATCACTCGCCGGAAACCCTGCGTGATCCACGGGGTTTCGCCACCAAGTTCTACACGGCCGACGGCAACTGGGATCTTGTCGGTAACAATTTCCCGACCTTTTTCATCCGTGACGCGATCAAGTTTCCCGACATGGTGCACGCCTTCAAACCCGACCCACGGACTAACCTCGATGACGATTCGCGTCGCTTCGACTTCTTCTCCCATGTACCGGAGGCCACTCGCACGCTGACCGAGTTGTATTCGAACTCGGGAACTCCCGCCAGTTATCGAGAAATGGACGGCAACGGCGTACATGCATACAAGTTGATCAACGCCAAGGGCGAAGTTAACTATGTAAAGTTTCACTGGAAGAGCTTGCAGGGAATTAATAATCTGACCCCAAAGCAAGTCGCTAACGTTCAGGGTCAAGACTACAGTCACATGACCAATGACCTGGTGAGCAATATTAATAAAGGCAACTTCCCGAAGTGGGACTTGTACATTCAAGTGCTGAAACCACAAGATTTGTCCAAGTTTGATTTTGATCCATTAGACGCTACCAAGATCTGGCCGGGTATTCCTGAACGAAAAGTTGGACAAATGGTATTGAACCGCAATCCGGCGAATGTCTTCCAGGAGACCGAACAAGTGGCCATGGCGCCGGCCAATATTGTTCCGGGTATCGAACCTTCCGAAGACCGTTTGTTGCAAGGTCGAGTGTTCTCTTATGCTGACACGCAAATGTATCGCCTGGGTGCCAATGCGCTGCAGTTGCCGATCAATGCGCCGAAAGTTGCCGTGAATAATGGTAATCAGGATGGCGCGATGAACTTCGGCGCCAGCAACAGCGGCGTGAACTATCAGCCGAGCCGACTGCAACCCCGTGATGAGACGCCAAGTGCGCGTTACAGCCAGGCGGCGCTGTCGGGCAGCACGCAGCAGGCGAAGATCCAGCGTGAGCAGAACTTCAAGCAAGCCGGTGATCTGTATCGCTCGTTCAGCCAGCAGGAGCGTCAGGACCTGATCGACAGCTTCGGCGGCTCACTGGCGACCACCGATGACGAGAGCAAGCACATCATCCTGTCCTTCCTTTATAAGGCCGACCCGGAATACGGGACCGGTGTGACCAAAGTGGCCAAGGGTGACCTGAGCCGGGTCAAGGCGTTGGCAGCCAAACTCGCCGACTGA
- the mscL gene encoding large-conductance mechanosensitive channel protein MscL: MGVLSEFKAFAVKGNVVDMAVGIIIGAAFGKIVSSFVGDVIMPPIGLLIGGVDFSDLAVTLKAAEGAAPAVVLAYGKFLQTILDFVIVAFAIFMGVKAINRLKREEAVAPTLPPVPTKEEELLGEIRDLLKAQNTRP; this comes from the coding sequence ATGGGCGTGCTAAGTGAGTTCAAGGCCTTCGCGGTCAAAGGCAATGTGGTCGACATGGCCGTCGGTATCATCATCGGTGCCGCCTTCGGCAAGATTGTTTCGTCGTTTGTCGGTGACGTGATCATGCCGCCAATCGGCCTGTTGATCGGTGGGGTGGACTTCAGTGATCTGGCCGTCACGCTCAAGGCCGCCGAGGGCGCTGCGCCTGCGGTGGTGCTGGCCTACGGTAAATTCCTGCAGACCATTCTGGACTTCGTGATCGTCGCTTTTGCCATCTTCATGGGTGTCAAAGCGATCAACCGCCTCAAACGCGAAGAAGCCGTGGCGCCTACCCTGCCACCGGTTCCGACCAAGGAAGAAGAGTTGCTGGGCGAGATCCGCGACTTGCTCAAGGCCCAGAACACCCGGCCCTGA
- a CDS encoding autoinducer binding domain-containing protein, with protein sequence METWKESQLKQLTFAKGIDAAYPILLRFAENLGFNFCAVSVTSPNRELHLNTLQINNYPKEWNSQYEQKSYSKIDPLIAHCNHSMMPIIWSESVFTETPQLWHGLQQHGLQHGWSQSFHHGPSGLCSIISLARKHCSISPLELYEHFGYMFYAASHLSELFARTMPPQSLKPRQPHLSPRELEVLQLSAGGKTAYEISKILSLSERTVNYHVQNVIEKLNVCNKISAVIAAARAGII encoded by the coding sequence ATGGAAACGTGGAAGGAATCGCAGTTAAAGCAACTGACCTTTGCCAAGGGTATAGATGCTGCCTATCCGATTCTGTTGAGATTCGCTGAAAACCTTGGCTTTAATTTTTGTGCAGTTTCGGTGACATCACCCAATCGGGAATTACATCTCAATACCTTACAAATCAATAACTACCCCAAAGAATGGAACAGTCAATATGAGCAAAAAAGTTACAGTAAAATCGATCCACTGATAGCACACTGCAATCACTCGATGATGCCCATCATCTGGAGCGAGTCGGTATTCACAGAAACTCCGCAGCTATGGCACGGCTTGCAACAACATGGGCTGCAACATGGCTGGTCGCAATCATTCCATCATGGGCCCAGTGGTTTGTGCAGCATTATCAGCTTGGCACGCAAACACTGTTCGATCAGTCCATTGGAGCTGTATGAGCATTTTGGTTATATGTTCTACGCCGCCAGTCATCTGAGTGAACTCTTTGCCCGGACAATGCCACCACAGTCTCTCAAACCCCGACAACCGCACCTTTCGCCACGAGAACTGGAGGTTTTGCAACTGTCCGCAGGAGGCAAAACGGCCTATGAGATTTCCAAAATACTCAGCCTGAGCGAACGCACGGTTAACTACCACGTGCAAAACGTCATTGAGAAGCTCAACGTCTGCAACAAGATTTCCGCAGTCATCGCGGCCGCCAGAGCCGGCATCATCTAA
- a CDS encoding ferredoxin--NADP reductase: MTASAEKYTTQTLLEVQPLTPSLFTLRTSRDAGFRFRAGQFARLGVTKADGSIVWRAYSMVSSPFDEFLEFFSIVVPGGEFTSELSRLKVGDTLLVDRQAFGYLTLDRFVDGRDLWLLSTGTGVAPFLSILQDFEVWEKFERIILVYSVRESRELAYQALIAGLTQREYLSEYAHKLQFIATVTREAHPDALHGRITTLIENGELERAAGVELSVEHSRVMLCGNPQMIDDTRALLKKRHMSLSLTRRPGQVAVENYW; encoded by the coding sequence ATGACCGCCAGCGCAGAGAAATACACCACACAGACTTTGCTCGAGGTACAGCCTTTGACCCCGAGCCTGTTTACCTTGCGAACCAGCCGGGACGCAGGTTTTCGTTTCCGTGCAGGGCAGTTCGCCAGGCTGGGTGTGACCAAAGCCGATGGCAGCATCGTGTGGCGGGCTTATTCGATGGTGTCGTCGCCTTTTGACGAGTTTCTTGAGTTCTTTTCCATCGTGGTGCCGGGCGGTGAGTTCACCAGTGAGCTGAGCCGTCTCAAGGTCGGCGACACCTTGCTGGTGGATCGCCAGGCTTTCGGCTATCTGACCCTTGATCGCTTCGTCGACGGGCGCGATCTATGGCTGTTATCCACTGGCACCGGGGTGGCGCCGTTTCTGTCGATTCTGCAGGACTTCGAAGTCTGGGAAAAATTCGAGCGCATCATTCTGGTGTACAGCGTGCGCGAATCGCGGGAACTGGCGTATCAGGCGTTGATAGCCGGACTCACACAGCGTGAATACCTCAGCGAATATGCGCACAAATTGCAGTTCATCGCGACGGTGACGCGTGAAGCGCATCCAGATGCGCTTCACGGGCGCATCACCACATTGATTGAAAACGGTGAGTTGGAACGTGCGGCAGGTGTGGAGCTTTCGGTGGAACACTCGCGGGTCATGCTGTGCGGCAATCCGCAGATGATCGATGACACTCGCGCGTTGCTGAAAAAACGCCACATGAGCCTGAGCCTGACCCGTCGGCCCGGTCAGGTGGCCGTGGAAAACTACTGGTAA